From a region of the Oryzias melastigma strain HK-1 linkage group LG4, ASM292280v2, whole genome shotgun sequence genome:
- the lhx4 gene encoding LIM/homeobox protein Lhx4: MMQSAAVLPTESPVKSLPEILGVPLQQIPQCAGCSQHILDKFILKVLDRHWHSKCLKCADCQTPLADKCFSRAGSVYCKEDFFKRFGTKCASCQQGIPPTQVVRKAQDFVYHLHCFACIMCSRQLATGDEFYLMEDGRLVCKVDYETAKQNDDSEAGTKRPRTTITAKQLETLKSAYKNSPKPARHVREQLSSETGLDMRVVQVWFQNRRAKEKRLKKDAGRHRWTQFYKSVKRSRGGTKVEKESSADDAGLSDSELSFRDDQVLSDLGHTNGLYGSVGDVTSGAVLNGGFSVDAAGQPFHDIRAGSPYGLPHSPSSIASLPGHTPLLNNLGFNMDTLVAQGGPGGVGQALRAMAGGPTSDLSTGSSTGYPDFPTSPASWLDEMDHSQF; encoded by the exons ATGATGCAAAGTGCGGCGGTCCTGCCGACAGAGAGTCCTGTGAAGAGTTTACCGGAGATTCTCGGAGTGCCACTGCAAC AGATCCCTCAGTGCGCAGGCTGCAGTCAGCACATCCTGGACAAGTTCATCCTGAAGGTGCTGGACAGACACTGGCACTCGAAGTGCCTCAAATGCGCAGACTGCCAGACTCCGCTGGCGGACAAATGCTTCTCCCGCGCAGGCAGCGTCTACTGCAAGGAGGACTTCTTCAA GCGTTTCGGAACAAAATGTGCGTCGTGCCAACAGGGCATCCCTCCGACGCAGGTGGTGCGGAAGGCCCAGGACTTTGTGTATCACCTTCATTGCTTTGCTTGCATCATGTGCAGCCGCCAGCTCGCCACGGGGGACGAGTTCTACCTGATGGAGGACGGTAGGCTGGTGTGCAAGGTGGACTACGAAACCGCCAAACAAAACG atgaTTCAGAGGCGGGGACTAAGCGACCCAGGACCACCATCACAGCCAAGCAGCTGGAGACCCTCAAAAGTGCCTACAAGAACTCGCCAAAGCCAGCACGCCACGTCAGGGAGCAGCTGTCCTCAGAGACGGGACTCGACATGAGGGTGGTGCAG GTTTGGTTCCAGAACCGGCGAGCGAAGGAAAAGCGTCTAAAGAAAGATGCCGGACGCCACCGCTGGACTCAGTTTTATAAAAGCGTGAAACGCAGCCGAGGAGGAACCAAAGTGGAGAAGGAGAGCTCGGCGGACGACGCGGGACTCAGCGACAGTGAACTCAGCTTCAGAG ACGACCAGGTCCTGTCAGATCTGGGTCACACCAACGGGCTGTACGGGAGCGTGGGCGACGTGACCAGCGGCGCCGTCCTGAACGGAGGCTTCTCCGTCGACGCGGCGGGACAACCCTTCCACGACATCAGAGCGGGAAGTCCTTACGGCCTCCCACACTCTCCGTCCTCCATCGCCTCCCTGCCTGGCCACACCCCCCTCCTCAACAACCTGGGCTTTAACATGGACACTCTAGTGGCGCAGGGAGGCCCGGGTGGCGTGGGACAGGCTCTGAGGGCCATGGCCGGAGGCCCCACGTCAGACCTCTCCACGGGCAGCAGTACTGGATACCCGGATTTTCCCACCAGCCCGGCATCGTGGCTGGATGAGATGGACCATTCCCAGTTTTGA